A segment of the Lelliottia amnigena genome:
CATGATGCGCGCTTTACCACTAAACAAAATCTGGATGAAGCTGTACAGCAACTGCTCGGTAAACCGGGCCAGCGCTGGGGGACCTTGCAGGCTCTGGACGCACACAGCATGCAGCGCGTCGTGGAATGGCTGTCACAGGCCACGCTCCCCGCACAGCGTCAGTCGCGGCTTCAGGCGTTGAAAACGGCACAACAGCGTGAGCGTCGTGCACTGATGCAAAGCTATCTCACGCCTGCGACAGTGAAACCGGAAGTGCAGCGCACCCAGGCTGAAGCGATGGTGAGAGCCTTGCAGAACAGCGCAGCACGTCATGGCGAGCTGCTGGAGGGCTTGCTGCCCCCGCTTAAAGCATTCGAAACGCTTCTGGCTGTTCAACAGCCGCGTGAGGAACAGGTTAATGGCCTGTTCACCGACGTTATCGACCTGTTTGCCGATAATGCCAGCGAAGGCGGTGATGTTTATCAGACCAAAGATAAAGCCCGTCTGGCGCATCGCGTATGGGTTAATCACCTGCGTCAGTGGAGTCGCAACGACGCGGCGGCCAGCAGACTGGGCCTGGACATCAACGTGCTGCCGCAGATAGCGGATACGCTAGTGCTGAGCAGCTACCGACTGGATCTTCCGAAGATGCTGCAGGCGATTGTCGAAGCCGACAAAAGCAGCGCCGCCCAGCTGCATGCATCTATAGGGAATTTCATCGGCTGGCTAGGTTACGCGCAAACGCCTGAGTCGTCTCGTCCGGCCAGTCGCGTGCGTAAAGGTCAGGCCATTTTCGTGACGCCCGTGGTCAGCAACACAACGCCAAGACTCACCCGCCTGGGAGAGCAGCCGGTTCATGCTGCGACGATTTATGTCTATGACTGGCTGGTCGCACTCTACACGCGTGCAATTGAAAATATTGGGTATCAGCATCCACACGACATCACGCCTGCCGCGCGTAAAGCGTTACAGGCGATTGTAAAATAGCGCCTGACGCAGGGGGAATGATGACAGATACGCTAAATACGCCAGGGGGGAATTACGTCCCTGTCATGATTCATGAGGGTCTTGCGTACGTGAGCGGTCAGCTGCCGCGGCGCGGAGAAACGCTGCTGTACACCGGTAAGGTCGGCGCTGAAGTTGATCTCGCCAGTGCTCAGGAAGCGGCCGCATTTTGCGCGGACTTATGCCTTGATGCGGTCTCACAAGCCGTGGGGGGCGATGCACACATCGTCCAGGTAGTGAAAGTGGTGGGATACATCGCGTCAGCGCCTGGATTTATTCAACAGTCGCAGGTGATGAATGGCGCGTCCGATCGGCTTGTTGAACGGCTTGGCGCGCGGGGGCAACATGCCCGCACCTCCGTTGGCGTCGCCGAGCTGCCGCGCGGCGCGCCCATTGAGCTGGAGATGGTTGTTGCCGTCAGGCAGTGATTACCCTCGAAAATTGCTTTGACTGAGGCTCTGTAAGGGGCCTCATTCCTTCCGTTTGTTCATCGCCCCTATGCTGTCTGGTGTGTCACTTTTTCATCTTGATAGTGGATGAATTTTCTGGCGCTCAGGTTCACCGTTTACTGCAAGCCTGCCTTCCCCACTGATTCCCGCTGTACGCCGCATGGGTTTTAACCGCTTTACCATGACAAAATTCGGGCATGCCCGCGATCATGAAGATAGCTCATGTTGTCGTGAAATTTAGTCGCTTCCCCTCACTCATTGGCTCTGGCATAAAAGATGCAATGTTAACGAATTGGCAACATGAAAACGGATTCTCCAAATACTGGAACATCCAGCGATAAAGTCAGTTTTTACGTCAGCACTCAGGAAGCGAGATGACTATGAATAAAAATTTCACCTTCACAATTAAGCACAGCCGCTTCGATGAGAATTATAACCCTTCGGAAAACACGCGTATTACGACGAACTTTGCAAATCTGGCGCGAGGCGAAAACCGTCAGGAGAACTTACGCAATACGCTGGTGATGATCGATAATCGCTTTAATACATTAGCGCATTGGGATAATCCTAAGGGCGATCGTTATTCTGTCGAACTCGACATCATCACCGTTGAGATGAATATTGATGCAGAGGGTAATCACACCCGCTTCCCTGCGATTGAAATACTGAAAACCACTATTCTGGATAAGAAAACGCAGCAGCGTATCGAAGGAATTGTCGGTAATAACTTCTCCTCCTACGTGCGTGATTATGACTTTAGCGTGGTGCTGTTAGATCACAATAAAGATCGGGCTGAGTTTACCATCCCCGATAACTTTGGTGATTTGCACGGCAATATCTTTAAATATTTCGCAAATTCAAGTGAATACAGAGCTAACTTTAGCAAGCCGCCGGTGATTTGCCTGAGTGTTTCGAATAAAAACAGCTATCAGCGTACCGGAAATGAGCATCCTGTTCTGGGCTTTGAATACACGCAAAATGGCGCTTCGCTGACTGAAGAGTATTTCAAAAAGATGGGGCTGCAGGTTCGCTATTTTATGCCACCAAACAGCGCCGCGCCGTTGGCCTTCTTTTTCTCCGGCGATCTGCTGAATGATTACACGTTTATTGAACTGATTGGCACCATCAGTACCATGGAGACATTCCAGAAAATCTATCGCCCTGAAATTTACAATGCTAACTCGGTCGCTGGGCAATATTATCAGCCTAACCTGAATAACCAGGATCATTCATTGACTAAAATTGTTTACGATCGAGAAGAACGCAGCCAGTTAGCGATTGAGCAGGGGAAATTTACTGAAACACATTTCATCAAACCCTATAAAAACATCCTTGAGAAATTTACCGCCCCTTGCGCGCTTTGATTAATTAAAAATAAAAAGGTCACCTGTTATGAAAACATTGCTCCCAACATCGACGGCTGGCAGTTTACCCAAACCGTCCTGGCTTGCTCAACCGGAGACCCTGTGGTCTCCGTGGAAACTGCAAAATGAAGAATTAATCACGGGCAAACAGGATGCTCTGCGTTTATCGCTGGACGATCAGCTGCGCACCGGGATTGATATCGTCAGTGATGGCGAGCAAACCCGCCAGCATTTTGTCACAACCTTTATCGAGCACCTCAGCGGCGTGGATTTTGAGAAACGCGAGGTCGTTAAAATCCGCAATCGTTATGATGCCAGCGTTCCAACGGTCGTCGGTGCCGTCGCACGCCAAAAGCCCGTGTTTGTTGAAGATGCCAAATATTTACGTCAGCTCACCACGCAGCCGATTAAATGGGCGCTGCCTGGGCCGATGACAATGATCGATACGCTGTATGATAATCACTATAAAAGTCGCGAGAAACTGGCCTGGGAATTTGCCAAAATTCTCAACCAGGAAGCCAGAGAGTTAGAGGCCGCGGGTGTGGATATTATCCAGTTTGATGAACCCGCCTTTAACGTGTTCTTTGACGAGGTGAATGACTGGGGAATTGCGGCGTTAGAGCGCGCCATCGAAGGCCTTAAGTGCGAAACGGCTGTCCATATCTGCTACGGATACGGCATTAAGGCCAATACTGACTGGAAAAAGACGCTGGGGTCTGAGTGGCGACAGTACGAAGAGGCCTTCCCAAAACTGCAAACCTCTTCTATCGATATCATTTCACTGGAATGTCATAACTCACACGTTCCCATGGATCTGCTTGAGCTGATTCGTGGTAAAAAAGTGATGGTCGGTGCCATCGACGTGGCGACCAATACCATTGAGACACCAGAAGAAGTGGCCAGCACGTTACGAAAAGCGCTTCAGTTTGTTGACGCCGACAAACTTTATCCGTCGACCAAC
Coding sequences within it:
- the xecA1 gene encoding 5-methyltetrahydropteroyltriglutamate/homocysteine S-methyltransferase — protein: MKTLLPTSTAGSLPKPSWLAQPETLWSPWKLQNEELITGKQDALRLSLDDQLRTGIDIVSDGEQTRQHFVTTFIEHLSGVDFEKREVVKIRNRYDASVPTVVGAVARQKPVFVEDAKYLRQLTTQPIKWALPGPMTMIDTLYDNHYKSREKLAWEFAKILNQEARELEAAGVDIIQFDEPAFNVFFDEVNDWGIAALERAIEGLKCETAVHICYGYGIKANTDWKKTLGSEWRQYEEAFPKLQTSSIDIISLECHNSHVPMDLLELIRGKKVMVGAIDVATNTIETPEEVASTLRKALQFVDADKLYPSTNCGMAPLARQVANGKLNALSAGAEIIRRELATK
- a CDS encoding Domain of uncharacterised function (DUF1852)., with the translated sequence MTMNKNFTFTIKHSRFDENYNPSENTRITTNFANLARGENRQENLRNTLVMIDNRFNTLAHWDNPKGDRYSVELDIITVEMNIDAEGNHTRFPAIEILKTTILDKKTQQRIEGIVGNNFSSYVRDYDFSVVLLDHNKDRAEFTIPDNFGDLHGNIFKYFANSSEYRANFSKPPVICLSVSNKNSYQRTGNEHPVLGFEYTQNGASLTEEYFKKMGLQVRYFMPPNSAAPLAFFFSGDLLNDYTFIELIGTISTMETFQKIYRPEIYNANSVAGQYYQPNLNNQDHSLTKIVYDREERSQLAIEQGKFTETHFIKPYKNILEKFTAPCAL
- a CDS encoding endoribonuclease L-PSP, whose translation is MTDTLNTPGGNYVPVMIHEGLAYVSGQLPRRGETLLYTGKVGAEVDLASAQEAAAFCADLCLDAVSQAVGGDAHIVQVVKVVGYIASAPGFIQQSQVMNGASDRLVERLGARGQHARTSVGVAELPRGAPIELEMVVAVRQ